Genomic window (Pseudomonadota bacterium):
ACCAGTTTCACACTGGCCGAACACGTCGACCCGATTGTGGACATGTTCGACTACGCGCTCGGTGGTGAGGGCGCGTTTCGGCGTCGTCCGTTTTGCAAGGCACACATCAGCCCGGTGATCTCACCCTTGCGCTTTGGCGAGGACGCGGTCGATGTCGCCATCGCGTGCATGCGGCGCGGTGTGATCATCAACAACATCGTCGCCGCGCAGTCCGGCGCGACCAGCCCCGCAACCCTCGCCGGCATGCTGGCGACCACCCTGGCCGAGACGCTGGCGGCACTCGCGATGGTCAACGTGTTCGAGCCCGGCTACCCGATGGTGTTTTCGAATTGGCCGCTGGTGATCGACTTGCGCACGGGTGCCTTTGCCGGCGGGGGCGGGGAGATTGCCTTGCTCAATGCGGCCTCGGCGCAGCTCTCCAACCACCTTGGCCTGCCCTCCGGCGCGGCGTGCAGCATGTCGGACGCCAAGGCGATCGACGCTCAGATGGGTATGGAAAAGGCGCTCTCGGCGACGGCCGTCGGGCTCGCCGGCTGCAACATGGTGTACGAATCGAGCGGCATGACCGCGAGCCTGCTCGGCGCGTCGTTCGAGGCCTTCGTGCTCGACAACGACATGCTCGGCAACGTTTACCGGGTGATGCGCGGTGTCGAAGTCAACGCGGACACACTGAACCTCGACGCGATTCGCGAGGCGGTGTTCGGCGAGGGGCATTTTCTCGGCGGCCAGCAAACGCTGGACGCCATGCAGCGAGACTATTTCTACCCCAAGCTCGCCGACCGGGACGAGCCGCGCACCTGGGCGCAGAACGGCGCACAGGATGCCTGGCACCGCGCGCGTGACGAGGCGAGGCGCATCCTGGCGGAGCACCAGCCGCCGCCGCTACCCGCACCCGTCGAGCGGGCGTTGCGTCGCGACCTGGGTTTGCCCGAACGGGGCGGCTGAGGCGCCGCCGGCATCCTCAGGCCTCGATCAGAAGCGCGAACTCGCTGCCCTGGCCGAGGGTGCTGCGCATCTGCAGCTGCCAATTGCAGAGGTCGCAGAGGCGTTTGACGATCGACAAGCCAATACCGACACCAGATCGCCGCTGTCCGGCCAGCGACACCCAGGGTTCGGTGATCTTCTCGATCTGTTCGTCGGTCAAGCCCGGCCCCGTGTCGCGCACGGCAATTTCGCTCTCCCGTACGTAGAGCGTGATACGGCCGCTGTCGGTGTAGTCGATGGCGTTGCGCAGCAGGTTGCCGAGCACGATCGTCAGCACGTGGCGCGGCACACGGAAGTCCGGTTCCTGCTCGATCACCACGGTCAGGTCCAGCCCTTTCTTGCGCGCCAGCAGCTCGTAGTGTGCGCATTGCTCCTGGATCAGCGGGATCGGGTCTTCCTGTGCCTCGGGCCGGTCGGTCTCCCGGGCGAGGGTCAGCAACGCCGTGGTGAGCTCGCCCATGTCGGCGTTGGCGCGGCCGATGCGGTCCGCGGCGCCGCGCGCGCGCTCGGAGAGTTCCTCTTCGGCCAACACCGACAGTGCCATGCCGATCACGGTGATCGGCGTGCGCAGCTCGTGGCTGGCCTCGCGGGAGAAGTTGCGCTCGCGCTCAAGCGAGCGGTTGCTGCGCTCGATGTACGCCGTCAACGCGTTGGAAAGGGCCAGCACATCCGTGTCGGCGTTGGCGGGCAGCGCCTGTGGCATCACCGTGCTGGCGTCGGGTTCGCTCGGATCGAGCTTCGAGACCGCGCGGGCGAGGTAGACGGTGGGCGACAGGGTGCTGTGAACATAGCGGTAGGTCAGCCAGGCGACAATGTACAGCGCGATCAGCACGGCAGCCAGTGGCGCGATACCGTAGAGCGCAATCAAGCCCTCGACACCCGCTCGATTGAACATCAGCACCAGGCGTCGGTTGCCGCGCGAATCCACGTAGACGGCGCTGAACTCCTCGCCCTCGAGCGTCTGATGGCCGTGTTTGAGCGTGCTCGGGTCGATCGGCAAACTGTCTCGATCGCGCGGCAGCACGTAGC
Coding sequences:
- a CDS encoding trimethylamine methyltransferase family protein, translated to MARRRRGGLSAREAMHAKRAAPLEVDPAPPGPVGGHYRPLSDADVARILDAALEILATIGMGEAPRVLVEQACSVGAEYGDDGRLRFPRSLIEDTVAGAARRFVFPGRDPSTDIEVGGDRVYFGTGGAAVQTLDLDTQLYRASTLADLHDFTRLIDALPNVSWFTRCCVATDVEDTLALDRHTAFALLCNTGKPVGTSFTLAEHVDPIVDMFDYALGGEGAFRRRPFCKAHISPVISPLRFGEDAVDVAIACMRRGVIINNIVAAQSGATSPATLAGMLATTLAETLAALAMVNVFEPGYPMVFSNWPLVIDLRTGAFAGGGGEIALLNAASAQLSNHLGLPSGAACSMSDAKAIDAQMGMEKALSATAVGLAGCNMVYESSGMTASLLGASFEAFVLDNDMLGNVYRVMRGVEVNADTLNLDAIREAVFGEGHFLGGQQTLDAMQRDYFYPKLADRDEPRTWAQNGAQDAWHRARDEARRILAEHQPPPLPAPVERALRRDLGLPERGG
- a CDS encoding HAMP domain-containing sensor histidine kinase, giving the protein MKRQTDLRRRMLHAFVVQSAVIAVAAVIGLVSVHQLLGRVLITHALEEESEHYWRLLDADRDAPLANSLNLRGYVLPRDRDSLPIDPSTLKHGHQTLEGEEFSAVYVDSRGNRRLVLMFNRAGVEGLIALYGIAPLAAVLIALYIVAWLTYRYVHSTLSPTVYLARAVSKLDPSEPDASTVMPQALPANADTDVLALSNALTAYIERSNRSLERERNFSREASHELRTPITVIGMALSVLAEEELSERARGAADRIGRANADMGELTTALLTLARETDRPEAQEDPIPLIQEQCAHYELLARKKGLDLTVVIEQEPDFRVPRHVLTIVLGNLLRNAIDYTDSGRITLYVRESEIAVRDTGPGLTDEQIEKITEPWVSLAGQRRSGVGIGLSIVKRLCDLCNWQLQMRSTLGQGSEFALLIEA